One segment of Paenibacillus sp. FSL R7-0337 DNA contains the following:
- a CDS encoding HTH domain-containing protein — MKKIERINIIMRYINNRAHFTLTEIMREFNISRSTAQRDIREIEALGMPLVAEVGRDGGYSVMRNSILPVVRFTDNEVKALFIAFMATRNGQLPYLKSRQSLTEKLLGLISENQQEELVLLNQILLFEGTYPGNPDLLDLSDLPHPMLDKLIRLLLADRYLLITCREDQKDISYVVYLLRLYQEKSLWLIECFDLDASRKRIIPVDQLTDVIPSPEPKRLSTKKIQEKLSKQQVKNNLVLELGPRAIAQYRKYHPFRVALSYTNPYQTTAILKMEVEVNRTEELKEVTNWLLFLGDDLTMKEVPDEVRAELRARTGLFHT, encoded by the coding sequence ATGAAAAAAATAGAACGCATCAACATCATCATGCGGTACATTAACAATCGTGCCCATTTTACGCTGACGGAAATCATGCGGGAATTCAATATTTCGCGTTCGACCGCCCAGCGGGATATCCGGGAGATTGAGGCGCTTGGAATGCCGCTGGTTGCTGAGGTGGGCCGGGATGGCGGGTATTCCGTTATGCGTAACTCTATCCTTCCGGTGGTCCGGTTCACGGATAACGAGGTCAAAGCGCTGTTCATTGCCTTCATGGCGACAAGAAACGGCCAACTTCCTTATCTAAAGAGCCGCCAGTCGCTGACGGAGAAATTACTGGGGCTCATCTCGGAGAATCAGCAGGAGGAGCTTGTTCTTCTCAATCAGATCCTGCTGTTCGAGGGTACCTACCCGGGCAATCCTGATCTGCTGGATCTGTCCGATCTCCCCCACCCTATGCTGGACAAGCTGATCCGGCTCCTGCTGGCGGACCGCTATCTGTTAATCACCTGCCGGGAAGACCAGAAGGATATCTCTTATGTTGTGTATCTTTTACGTCTCTACCAGGAGAAAAGCCTGTGGCTCATCGAGTGCTTCGACCTGGACGCCTCCAGGAAACGGATCATCCCGGTTGATCAGCTTACGGATGTCATCCCCTCACCGGAACCCAAGAGACTGAGCACCAAAAAAATTCAGGAGAAGCTGAGCAAGCAGCAGGTGAAAAACAACCTTGTCCTGGAGCTAGGTCCCCGTGCCATTGCCCAATACCGGAAATATCACCCGTTCAGGGTGGCACTGTCCTATACTAACCCCTACCAAACTACCGCTATCCTGAAAATGGAGGTCGAGGTCAACCGCACGGAGGAGCTGAAGGAAGTCACGAATTGGCTGTTGTTCCTGGGCGATGACCTTACGATGAAGGAAGTTCCGGATGAAGTTAGAGCGGAACTGCGAGCTAGAACCGGCCTGTTTCACACCTAG